One Oryza brachyantha chromosome 3, ObraRS2, whole genome shotgun sequence DNA segment encodes these proteins:
- the LOC102703468 gene encoding DNA polymerase delta small subunit isoform X1 — protein MERKQAEYSSLDERYAIQGEKYQGQQYSHIYYTRLHHMRNLLHPLVTAWKPHLPVTTVLGLEEGKDCIIVGTLYKHMKLKPSILDEYSKERSAIPLVKPHNFMHPDDHLILEDESGRVTLAGAIPPAAYVTGTVVALHGKETSAGNFLVEDVLEAGLPPQHTLPSISNEDKYVVFLSGLSVGSDTFNPLQFQLLIDHITGHLGDENDQTIASNIVRVVVAGNSVHISPRFFNGQTVASKDQSRIAEPIKELDIMLTQLVASLPMDIMPGSNDPANFSLPQQPLHRCLFSGASTYNTFSSCSNPHQFELDGVRFIGTSGQNIDDLYKYSDAKDKLEFMERTLRWRHLAPTAPNSLGCYPYTDKDPFLVESCPHVYFIGNQDKYETRLLEGMEKQRVRLICIPRFSDSGVAVMLNLRNLECSTLSFSTSLDA, from the exons atgGAGAGGAAGCAGGCGGAGTACAGCAGCCTC GACGAGAGGTACGCGATCCAGGGGGAGAAGTACCAGGGGCAGCAGTACAGCCACATCTACTACACGCGCCTCCACCACATGCGCAACCTCCTCCACCCCCTCGTCACCGCCTGGAAGCCGCACCTTCCTG TTACTACTGTCTTGGGACTTGAAGAAGGAAAGGATTGCATAATTGTTGGAACTTTATACAAGCACATGAAACTCAAGCCTTCCATTCTTGATGAATACTCCAAGGAG AGGTCTGCTATTCCTCTAGTCAAACCACACAATTTCATGCATCCTGATGATCATCTCATTCTGGAAGATGAAAGTGGGAGAGTCACACTTGCTGGAGCCATACCTCCAGCAGCATATGTTACTG GAACTGTAGTAGCTCTACATGGGAAAGAAACAAGTGCTGGCAATTTTCTTGTTGAAGATGTTCTTGAGGCTGGGCTTCCTCCTCAACATACATTACCTAGCATAAGTA ATGAGGACAAATATGTGGTATTTTTGTCGGGGTTAAGTGTTGGGAGTGACACATTCAATCCTCTACAGTTCCAACTTCTAATAGACCACATCACCGGGCATTTGGGTGATGAGAAT GATCAAACCATTGCATCCAATATAGTACGTGTTGTGGTAGCTGGGAATTCAGTACATATTTCACCAAGATTCTTCAATGGTCAG ACAGTAGCATCGAAAGATCAATCCAGGATAGCTGAACCAATCAAAGAATTGGATATAATGCTCACTCAG CTTGTGGCATCATTGCCCATGGATATAATGCCTGGATCTAATGACCCGGCAAATTTTTCTTTGCCTCAGCAG CCTTTGCATAGATGCCTATTCTCTGGAGCATCCACTTATAACACTTTTTCATCATGTTCGAATCCACATCAATTTGAGCTTGACGGTGTCCG GTTTATTGGAACATCTGGCCAGAACATAGACGACCTCTACAAGTACTCTGATGCCAAAGACAAGTTGGAATTCATGGAAAGAACACTGAGGTGGCGCCATCTTGCTCCAACTGCTCCAAACAGTCTTG GATGTTATCCATACACAGACAAGGATCCTTTCCTTGTTGAAAGTTGCCCCCATGTTTACTTTATCGGGAATCAAGATAAATATGAAACTCGATTATTGGAAG GGATGGAAAAACAAAGAGTGAGGCTTATCTGCATTCCACGATTTTCTGACAGTGGAGTTGCCGTTATG CTCAATTTGAGGAACTTGGAGTGCAGCACTTTGAGTTTCTCAACAAGCCTCGATGCCTGA
- the LOC102703758 gene encoding calcium-dependent protein kinase 7, whose amino-acid sequence MGNQCQNGTLGSDYHNRFPREHAVSRYADGYVQEDSYLDLKKFDNTWPEVNNFKPTAAGILRRGLDPTSIDVLGRKTPDVREHYILGRKLGQGQFGTTYLCTEISTGCEYACKTIPKRKLITKVDVEDVRREIQIMHHLSGHKNVVAIKDVYEDAQAVHIVMELCSGGELFDRIQEKGHYSERKAAELIKIIVSIVSMCHSLGVMHRDLKPENFLLLDKDDDLSIKAIDFGLSVFFKPGQIFTELVGSPYYVAPEVLHKRYGPESDVWSAGVILYVLLSGVPPFWAETQQGIFDAVLNGHIDFQSDPWPKISDSAKDLIRKMLCHCPSERLKAHEVLRHPWICENGVATDQALDPSVISRLKQFSAMNKLKKLALRVIADRLSEEEIAGLREMFKAVDTKNRGVITFGELREGLRRFGAEFKDTEISDIMEAAHNDNNVTIKYEEFIAATLPLNKIEREEHLMAAFTYFDKDGSGYITVDKLQRACGEHNMEDSFLEEIILEVDQNNDGQIDYAEFVAMMQGNNVGLGWQGMESSLNVALRDAPQVH is encoded by the exons ATGGGAAATCAGTGCCAGAACGGGACTCTTGGGAGTGATTACCACAATCGGTTCCCAAGGGAGCATGCTGTATCTAGGTACGCTGATGGGTATGTTCAGGAGGATAGCTACTTGGACCTGAAGAAGTTTGACAATACTTGGCCTGAGGTGAACAACTTTAAGCCTACTGCTGCGGGTATTCTCCGGCGAGGGTTGGATCCTACATCTATCGATGTCCTTGGGCGGAAGACGCCGGACGTAAGGGAGCATTATATCCTTGGTCGGAAGCTTGGTCAGGGCCAGTTTGGCACAACTTACCTCTGTACCGAGATCAGTACAGGGTGTGAGTATGCCTGCAAGACCATCCCAAAGCGCAAGCTCATCACCAAGGTGGATGTTGAAGATGTTCGTCGTGAGATTCAGATAATGCACCATTTGTCAGGTCACAAGAATGTTGTTGCAATTAAGGATGTCTATGAGGATGCACAAGCAGTGCACATCGTGATGGAGCTCTGCTCTGGTGGGGAGCTTTTTGACAGGATTCAGGAGAAGGGGCATTACAGTGAGCGGAAGGCTGCAGagcttataaaaattattgtcAGCATTGTGTCTATGTGCCATTCACTTGGGGTGATGCACCGTGATCTTAAACCAGAAAATTTCCTTCTTTTGGATAAAGATGATGATCTGTCAATAAAGGCAATAGATTTTGGTCTATCTGTTTTCTTCAAACCAG GTCAGATTTTCACTGAGCTGGTTGGGAGCCCATATTATGTTGCTCCTGAGGTACTGCACAAACGTTATGGACCAGAATCTGATGTGTGGTCAGCTGGTGTGATTCTTTATGTTTTGCTGAGCGGGGTGCCACCATTTTGGGCAG agacaCAGCAAGGAATATTTGATGCAGTTCTGAATGGTCACATTGATTTTCAATCTGATCCATGGCCAAAAATATCTGACAGTGCAAAGGATCTTATAAGGAAAATGCTCTGCCATTGTCCTTCAGAGCGTCTGAAGGCCCATGAAGTGCTAC GACATCCTTGGATCTGTGAAAATGGAGTGGCCACTGATCAAGCTCTGGATCCCAGTGTTATCTCTCGGCTCAAACAATTCTCTGCAATGAACAAGTTGAAAAAGTTGGCTTTGAGA GTGATAGCTGACCGTCTTTCAGAGGAGGAAATTGCTGGTTTAAGAGAAATGTTCAAGGCAGTGGACACAAAGAATAGAGGGGTAATCACTTTTGGTGAGCTTAGAGAAGGTTTAAGAAGATTTGGTGCTGAATTTAAGGACACAGAGATTAGTGATATAATGGAAGCG GCTCACAACGACAACAATGTAACAATCAAGTATGAAGAATTTATTGCTGCAACTCTACCTCTTAACAAGATAGAGCGTGAAGAGCACTTGATGGCagcttttacatattttgacAAAGATGGAAGTGGTTATATCACGGTTGACAAGCTTCAACGAGCTTGTGGAGAACATAACATGGAGGATTCTTTCCTTGAAGAGATAATTTTAGAGGTTGATCAAAACAAT gACGGCCAAATTGACTACGCTGAATTTGTAGCCATGATGCAAGGCAACAACGTTGGGCTAGGGTGGCAGGGAATGGAAAGCAGTTTGAATGTAGCATTAAGAGACGCACCTCAAGTACATTGA
- the LOC102703193 gene encoding uncharacterized protein LOC102703193, with translation MAAISPHLASTLPPLRTPPRRLLPAVSVVPPRAARVVLRGFRLPDPAARSFLGFQKSVSLQKEHQKQVLFASDRDSTSTGATDDNLSSPDGPPVLTILAGVIVFLLVLWVIGSVITWITGLVFAAAKS, from the exons ATGGCGGCCATATCTCCCCACCTCGCCTCGACCCTTCCGCCTCTCCGAacccctcctcgccggctcCTGCCTGCTGTCTCCGTCGTCCCACCCCGAGCCGCCCGCGTCGTCCTCCGTGGCTTCAG GCTTCCTGATCCTGCCGCAAGAAGTTTCCTTGGTTTCCAGAAATCAGTAAGCTTGCAGAAGGAACACCAGAAGCAGGTTCTATTTGCTTCGGATAGAGATTCTACTAGCACTGGTGCAACTGATGATAACTTAAGCTCACCGGATGGCCCACCCGTCCTAACTATTTTGGCTGGTGTCATTGTGTTCCTTCTAGTCTTATGGGTTATCGGATCAGTCATCACCTGGATTACTGGTTTGGTTTTTGCTGCTGCAAAATCTTAG
- the LOC102722284 gene encoding uncharacterized protein LOC102722284 encodes MAATAPTPAPAPRSEGGGAVSVQHVARASSDELLRKFADPDAHAKQIAPPRRSLALRRKRSSRRVASGLSARDSESELAAPKRRRSVGGSTEWKAGLLLPTTTASARKAAASHSRRGARLDDAAGIGILLSALERTWRKTVAGASKMFVERHRTDHVLLISDMV; translated from the exons atggcggcgacggcgcctacgcctgcgcctgcgccgcgGTCGGAGGGCGGCGGGGCGGTGTCCGTGCAGCACGTGGCGAGGGCGTCGTCGGACGAGCTCCTGCGCAAGTTCGCCGACCCGGACGCGCACGCGAAGCAgatcgcgccgccgcgccgcagccTGGCGCTGCGGCGGAAGCGGTCGTCCCGGCGGGTGGCGTCGGGGCTCTCCGCGAGGGACTCGGAGAGCGAGCTCGCGGCGCCCAAGCGGAGGCGGAGTGTCGGCGGGTCCACCGAGTGGAAGGCCGGGCTGCTGCTGCCAACCACCACGGCCTCCGCGCGGAAGGCCGCCGCGAGCCACTCCCGCCGGGGCGCGAGGCTCGACGACGCCGCGGGGATCGGCATCCTCCTCTCCGCGTTGGAGCGG ACATGGAGGAAGACGGTGGCGGGGGCGTCGAAGATGTTCGTGGAGAGGCACCGCACCGACCACGTGCTGCTCATCAGCGACATGGTCTGA
- the LOC102703468 gene encoding DNA polymerase delta small subunit isoform X2: MERKQAEYSSLDERYAIQGEKYQGQQYSHIYYTRLHHMRNLLHPLVTAWKPHLPVTTVLGLEEGKDCIIVGTLYKHMKLKPSILDEYSKERSAIPLVKPHNFMHPDDHLILEDESGRVTLAGAIPPAAYVTGTVVALHGKETSAGNFLVEDVLEAGLPPQHTLPSINEDKYVVFLSGLSVGSDTFNPLQFQLLIDHITGHLGDENDQTIASNIVRVVVAGNSVHISPRFFNGQTVASKDQSRIAEPIKELDIMLTQLVASLPMDIMPGSNDPANFSLPQQPLHRCLFSGASTYNTFSSCSNPHQFELDGVRFIGTSGQNIDDLYKYSDAKDKLEFMERTLRWRHLAPTAPNSLGCYPYTDKDPFLVESCPHVYFIGNQDKYETRLLEGMEKQRVRLICIPRFSDSGVAVMLNLRNLECSTLSFSTSLDA; this comes from the exons atgGAGAGGAAGCAGGCGGAGTACAGCAGCCTC GACGAGAGGTACGCGATCCAGGGGGAGAAGTACCAGGGGCAGCAGTACAGCCACATCTACTACACGCGCCTCCACCACATGCGCAACCTCCTCCACCCCCTCGTCACCGCCTGGAAGCCGCACCTTCCTG TTACTACTGTCTTGGGACTTGAAGAAGGAAAGGATTGCATAATTGTTGGAACTTTATACAAGCACATGAAACTCAAGCCTTCCATTCTTGATGAATACTCCAAGGAG AGGTCTGCTATTCCTCTAGTCAAACCACACAATTTCATGCATCCTGATGATCATCTCATTCTGGAAGATGAAAGTGGGAGAGTCACACTTGCTGGAGCCATACCTCCAGCAGCATATGTTACTG GAACTGTAGTAGCTCTACATGGGAAAGAAACAAGTGCTGGCAATTTTCTTGTTGAAGATGTTCTTGAGGCTGGGCTTCCTCCTCAACATACATTACCTAGCATAA ATGAGGACAAATATGTGGTATTTTTGTCGGGGTTAAGTGTTGGGAGTGACACATTCAATCCTCTACAGTTCCAACTTCTAATAGACCACATCACCGGGCATTTGGGTGATGAGAAT GATCAAACCATTGCATCCAATATAGTACGTGTTGTGGTAGCTGGGAATTCAGTACATATTTCACCAAGATTCTTCAATGGTCAG ACAGTAGCATCGAAAGATCAATCCAGGATAGCTGAACCAATCAAAGAATTGGATATAATGCTCACTCAG CTTGTGGCATCATTGCCCATGGATATAATGCCTGGATCTAATGACCCGGCAAATTTTTCTTTGCCTCAGCAG CCTTTGCATAGATGCCTATTCTCTGGAGCATCCACTTATAACACTTTTTCATCATGTTCGAATCCACATCAATTTGAGCTTGACGGTGTCCG GTTTATTGGAACATCTGGCCAGAACATAGACGACCTCTACAAGTACTCTGATGCCAAAGACAAGTTGGAATTCATGGAAAGAACACTGAGGTGGCGCCATCTTGCTCCAACTGCTCCAAACAGTCTTG GATGTTATCCATACACAGACAAGGATCCTTTCCTTGTTGAAAGTTGCCCCCATGTTTACTTTATCGGGAATCAAGATAAATATGAAACTCGATTATTGGAAG GGATGGAAAAACAAAGAGTGAGGCTTATCTGCATTCCACGATTTTCTGACAGTGGAGTTGCCGTTATG CTCAATTTGAGGAACTTGGAGTGCAGCACTTTGAGTTTCTCAACAAGCCTCGATGCCTGA